The Coprococcus phoceensis genomic sequence AAGTTTTGCGCTGTCTTTTGAGAGAATCTCAGCAATCTCTTCGTCGATATGCCGGATTTTTTTCTCAATCGAATGAATACTTTTTTCCAGTGTGCGGCACGCATCAGTCGGCGTGGTATCATACTCATCCGGCAGGAAAATACGCTCAAAATGCAGTGATTTTAAAATAGCGTCGATGCGTTCGGAATCGGAGCGGGAGGAGAAGTATACGCCGTATACGTAGCTTGTATCTCTTCCGCCCTCTAAAAAGATTACATTAAGATCCTCGCTTACATATTTTTCTACTTTGTGATAATAGTTCAGTGCAACACGCCCAAAACGGAATTTGATAAAGTGATACTGCATCACGTCGTGGATGTTGCATTCGAGACCTGAAAACGGTTCGATCACTTTGAGTTTGTCTCGCAGTGCTTCTTGTTCCTCTTTCAGGTTCTGTTCTTTTTCTTTGAGATCCATATAGTTGTTGTTTGCTGTACGGATTGTCTGGAACAGCTCCTCCATCGAAAGCGGAACTTCCGGAAGAGATTCTTTGTCAGACAGATATCCGACGAACTGATTCGCCTTTTCCAGCGCATCTTTATATGGATTGATCTCGATAAACGGCTGAAGGTTATCGACCGTTTTTAATTCCGAAAGAGCATTTTCCAATTGAATCTCATATTTTGAGAAATACAGATCCGTTACCCGGTCAATGTCATTTTTCGGTCCGGTGATACTTAAAAATTTCATTTTTACAATCATTGTGGTCTCACACCCCCTATATATTTTAATGTTTCTCCAGCGGACAGACCATAGCGAATACATTCCAATGCCGTTGTAAGCTTCCTTAGCTCCTCTTCTTTTTGGAAAAGATAGGAGTTGATGGAAGCAATGGAATACGGATGTTCTCTGCGGTCGGTGGAGTACAGGCGTGACAGGCAGTCCGTATACATCTTTTCAATGGTAAATGCATGATCTAAGGGCTGCCGTCTGCCGTAATAAGTCTTTCGGAGCAGTTCCATGAACTCGTCCAATGACTCGCTTTCGATCAACGTTTTTATCTCAGGAAGTTTGATGTGAAAATAAACCGGAATGATAAAAGCGTAAATCTGAATGGAATCCATGTTATAGTATTTTTTTGCACGGTAAATCCATTGTAAATTAATCAAATCGATCTTCGTTCCGCAGTCGCGGGTAAAAATCTTAAGTTCCAATCCTTTGAGCGTTTTTTTGCGCGCTTTCCAGACGGAGGTAAATTCATATAAGTTGAGGGCGAGGTCGTAATCAAACAGATCGACGGGCTGCCCGGATTCCTGTAAAATTTTCAGTGGAGCGTAATATTCTGTGCCTTGCAGATTGTCTACTAATTCTTCCATGGTCTTGGAAGTAATCAGACGGTCGATTGAAATCTGGGAGTAGCGGTCAAAAAACGGCTTTTTGTGATTCAGATCAAACGGTTCCTCATAATGGTTGTAGACAATTCGCAGACAGTAGTTGATCAAATCAACTTCATAGCGCTTGAGATACAGTCTTAAAAATCGTTGGTGTTCCAGACCCGAGAAACGATACAGTTTGGAGTAATCGTTGTAAAGGGACTGGATGAGGATTTTCTCGA encodes the following:
- a CDS encoding V0D/AC39 family V-type ATPase subunit codes for the protein MGNLLSYSGIVTKIHAMQAKLLTDDHFREIAQLCNVAEVVTYLKKLPAYAKAFETVDENTLHRGDVEKILIQSLYNDYSKLYRFSGLEHQRFLRLYLKRYEVDLINYCLRIVYNHYEEPFDLNHKKPFFDRYSQISIDRLITSKTMEELVDNLQGTEYYAPLKILQESGQPVDLFDYDLALNLYEFTSVWKARKKTLKGLELKIFTRDCGTKIDLINLQWIYRAKKYYNMDSIQIYAFIIPVYFHIKLPEIKTLIESESLDEFMELLRKTYYGRRQPLDHAFTIEKMYTDCLSRLYSTDRREHPYSIASINSYLFQKEEELRKLTTALECIRYGLSAGETLKYIGGVRPQ